One genomic window of Sporosarcina ureae includes the following:
- the purR gene encoding pur operon repressor, with amino-acid sequence MKWKRSERLVDMTRHLLENPHTLISLTFFSNRYSAAKSSISEDLGILKETFEESSTGRLVTISGAAGGIKYIPLVGREEVKEVIHLLMNELRKSDRLLPGGYLYMTDLLGNPRFLDRIGKVIATAFFDKEIDAIMTVATKGIPIAHAIARHLNVPVIVVRRDSKVTEGPTVSINYVSGSARRIQTMVLSKRSMQSGQKVLLTDDFMKVGGTMQGMKSLLEEFNCELGGVAVLVEAEHLEEVLVDDYLSLVKLHAVDEKHRKIELEEGNYFTRGGNELWNM; translated from the coding sequence ATGAAATGGAAAAGAAGTGAAAGGCTTGTCGATATGACACGTCATTTGCTGGAAAATCCGCACACACTCATTTCTTTGACGTTTTTTTCGAACCGGTATTCAGCGGCCAAGTCCTCAATTAGTGAAGATCTTGGTATTTTGAAAGAGACATTTGAAGAGAGTAGTACGGGTCGTTTAGTGACGATTTCAGGCGCTGCTGGCGGTATTAAATATATTCCGTTGGTCGGTCGTGAAGAGGTAAAGGAAGTCATTCATTTACTAATGAATGAACTCAGGAAATCGGATCGATTGCTTCCTGGCGGTTATTTGTATATGACTGACCTATTGGGGAATCCTCGTTTTCTTGATCGAATTGGCAAAGTGATTGCGACAGCTTTTTTTGATAAAGAAATCGATGCAATCATGACAGTTGCGACGAAAGGTATTCCGATTGCCCATGCGATAGCCCGTCATTTAAACGTGCCTGTAATCGTAGTTAGACGGGACAGCAAAGTGACGGAAGGTCCTACTGTCAGCATTAATTACGTTTCTGGTTCTGCCCGTAGGATCCAAACAATGGTACTGTCAAAGAGAAGTATGCAGAGCGGTCAAAAAGTATTGTTGACAGATGACTTTATGAAAGTGGGCGGCACGATGCAAGGTATGAAGAGCTTGCTTGAAGAATTCAACTGTGAACTTGGCGGTGTGGCGGTCCTAGTAGAAGCTGAACATCTTGAAGAAGTTCTGGTTGATGATTATCTTTCATTAGTGAAACTGCATGCTGTCGATGAGAAACACCGCAAGATCGAGTTGGAAGAAGGGAATTATTTCACGAGGGGCGGTAATGAGTTATGGAATATGTAA
- a CDS encoding RidA family protein, whose translation MEYVKTEQAPQAIGPYSQAVKVNGVVYTSGQIPLTLAGEVVSGGIEAQTNQVLQNLSKVLEEAGSSLQQVIKTTVFIQDMNEFGALNAIYEEHFGEHKPARSTVEVARLPKDVRVEIEAIALCK comes from the coding sequence ATGGAATATGTAAAAACAGAACAAGCACCACAGGCAATTGGACCTTATTCACAAGCAGTAAAAGTGAACGGTGTAGTGTACACGTCAGGACAGATTCCTTTGACGCTTGCTGGTGAAGTAGTAAGTGGCGGAATAGAAGCACAGACAAATCAAGTTCTTCAAAACTTGAGCAAAGTACTGGAAGAAGCGGGTTCAAGCTTACAACAAGTCATTAAAACCACAGTATTTATTCAAGACATGAATGAATTTGGAGCGCTAAATGCCATTTATGAAGAACACTTTGGGGAGCATAAACCGGCTCGCTCGACAGTGGAAGTGGCCCGTCTTCCAAAAGATGTACGAGTAGAAATCGAAGCAATCGCGCTTTGTAAGTAA
- the spoVG gene encoding septation regulator SpoVG: MEITDVRLRKVDTEGRMRAIASITLNDQFVIHDIRVIEGNDGLFVAMPSKRTPDGEFRDVAHPINSDARTKVQESILAAYHRVDEQQGELQEAVL, encoded by the coding sequence ATGGAAATCACAGATGTGAGATTACGCAAGGTAGACACGGAAGGTAGAATGAGAGCAATTGCTTCCATTACGCTTAACGATCAGTTTGTTATCCATGATATCCGAGTTATCGAGGGGAATGACGGATTATTTGTGGCAATGCCTAGCAAACGCACACCGGATGGGGAGTTCCGTGATGTGGCGCATCCGATTAATTCAGATGCACGGACAAAAGTACAGGAGTCCATTCTAGCGGCTTATCATCGAGTAGACGAACAGCAAGGGGAATTACAAGAGGCTGTTCTATAA
- the glmU gene encoding bifunctional UDP-N-acetylglucosamine diphosphorylase/glucosamine-1-phosphate N-acetyltransferase GlmU — protein sequence MTNTYAIVLAAGQGTRMKSDLYKVLHPVCGKPMVEHVIDHIRDLRSDRIVTIVGHGAEMVEQTLGNKSEYALQAQQLGTAHAVQQAESVLADLEGTTLVVCGDTPLISTETMAALLAHHHETEAKATILTAIADDPTGYGRIIRAENGDVMRNVEHKDTNDSERLVKEINTGTYCFDNRVLFDTLKKVNNDNAQGEYYLPDVLGILKSEGQRISAYTTPDFHETLGVNDRVALAQAEKSMRQLIAEKHMRNGVTIISPEQTVISAEAEIGRDTVIQPGVLIEGATKIGSQCVIGPNSHIQNSTVGDNTMIHSSVVRDSKVGNQTAVGPFAHLRPETQLGDHVKVGNFVEVKKSQLGDESKVSHLSYIGDTEIGKNVNVGCGTITVNYDGKNKYKTEIEDNAFIGCNANLVAPVTIGKNAIVAAGSTVTKNVPENSLAIARVRQENKEGYVKN from the coding sequence ATGACAAATACATATGCGATCGTCCTGGCAGCGGGACAGGGCACGCGAATGAAGTCGGATCTTTATAAAGTACTTCATCCTGTCTGTGGAAAGCCAATGGTGGAGCACGTAATCGATCACATTCGTGATCTCCGCTCAGATCGGATCGTCACGATTGTCGGTCATGGTGCCGAGATGGTAGAGCAGACGCTGGGCAACAAAAGTGAATATGCGCTACAAGCACAACAACTGGGCACAGCACATGCCGTGCAACAAGCTGAGAGTGTACTTGCAGACCTTGAAGGTACTACGCTCGTCGTCTGTGGGGATACACCGTTAATTAGTACTGAGACAATGGCAGCACTCCTCGCACACCACCATGAAACGGAAGCGAAGGCGACAATACTTACTGCAATTGCAGATGATCCAACGGGTTATGGCCGCATCATCCGTGCAGAGAATGGTGACGTAATGCGAAACGTCGAACATAAAGATACGAATGATAGTGAGCGTCTTGTTAAGGAAATTAATACAGGCACGTATTGCTTCGATAATCGTGTGTTATTCGACACACTGAAAAAAGTGAATAACGACAATGCGCAAGGTGAGTATTATCTTCCGGATGTATTAGGGATTTTGAAATCTGAAGGACAGCGAATTTCTGCTTATACGACGCCAGATTTCCATGAAACACTGGGCGTCAATGATCGCGTGGCGCTGGCACAAGCTGAAAAAAGTATGCGCCAATTGATTGCGGAGAAGCACATGCGTAACGGTGTCACAATCATCAGCCCTGAGCAGACAGTGATCAGTGCAGAAGCGGAAATAGGACGTGATACTGTTATCCAACCTGGTGTACTGATTGAGGGTGCTACAAAAATCGGTTCACAATGTGTCATTGGTCCCAATAGTCATATCCAAAACAGTACAGTGGGCGACAACACGATGATTCATTCGTCAGTCGTTCGTGATAGTAAAGTTGGAAATCAGACTGCCGTCGGTCCATTTGCGCACTTACGACCCGAAACACAGCTTGGTGATCATGTGAAAGTAGGCAACTTCGTTGAGGTGAAAAAATCTCAACTTGGTGACGAAAGTAAAGTTTCCCACCTCAGTTACATAGGGGATACAGAAATAGGCAAGAATGTTAATGTTGGCTGTGGTACGATTACAGTGAATTACGATGGGAAAAACAAGTACAAAACAGAGATTGAAGACAATGCATTTATTGGCTGCAATGCCAATTTGGTCGCACCGGTCACGATAGGAAAGAATGCGATTGTGGCAGCGGGATCCACAGTCACAAAAAATGTTCCAGAAAATTCACTTGCAATTGCACGTGTTCGGCAAGAGAATAAAGAAGGATACGTAAAAAACTAA
- a CDS encoding ribose-phosphate diphosphokinase: MANQYPNDKLKIFSLTANEPLAKEVADQVGLPLGKLSVKRFSDGEIQINIDESIRGCEVFVIQSTSNPVNDNLMELLIMLDALMRASARTINVVMPYYGYARQDRKASSREPITAKLVANLLEKAGADRVIAVDLHAPQIQGFFDIPIDHLIAEPILTEYFQNQGLAGDDLVIVSPDHGGVTRARKMADRMKAPIAIIDKRRPRPNVAEVMNIVGNVEGKTAILIDDIIDTAGTITIAASALIESGAKEVYACCSHPVLSGPAIERINNSQIKQLVITNSIKLPESKQSPKIKQLSIAPLLASAIIRVFENKSVSTLFE; the protein is encoded by the coding sequence ATGGCAAATCAATATCCAAACGACAAACTGAAAATCTTTTCTTTAACTGCGAACGAACCACTTGCAAAAGAAGTAGCAGATCAAGTCGGGCTTCCGCTCGGCAAGCTCTCAGTCAAACGTTTTAGTGACGGGGAAATTCAAATCAATATCGATGAAAGCATCCGTGGCTGTGAAGTATTTGTTATTCAATCAACTTCTAATCCGGTCAACGATAACTTAATGGAGCTTCTCATTATGTTAGATGCCTTAATGCGTGCATCTGCGCGTACGATTAACGTGGTTATGCCATATTACGGGTATGCACGCCAAGACCGTAAAGCGAGTTCACGTGAACCTATAACGGCTAAATTAGTTGCAAACTTACTAGAAAAGGCAGGCGCTGATCGTGTAATTGCAGTAGACTTGCACGCGCCACAAATACAAGGTTTCTTCGACATTCCAATCGATCACTTGATTGCAGAACCCATCCTAACGGAATACTTCCAGAATCAAGGATTAGCAGGCGATGATCTTGTTATCGTTTCACCTGACCATGGCGGTGTAACGCGTGCGCGTAAAATGGCGGATCGTATGAAAGCACCAATTGCAATAATCGATAAGCGTCGCCCACGTCCGAACGTAGCGGAAGTGATGAATATTGTTGGCAATGTAGAAGGAAAAACGGCCATTTTAATTGATGATATTATCGATACAGCCGGAACTATAACCATTGCTGCGAGCGCTCTAATTGAAAGTGGAGCAAAAGAAGTGTATGCTTGTTGTTCACACCCTGTTTTATCCGGACCAGCGATTGAGCGCATTAATAATTCTCAAATCAAGCAATTAGTGATTACGAATTCTATTAAATTGCCGGAAAGTAAACAATCTCCAAAAATCAAACAACTATCGATTGCGCCATTGTTGGCATCTGCAATCATTCGTGTGTTTGAGAATAAGTCTGTAAGTACATTATTTGAATGA
- a CDS encoding 50S ribosomal protein L25/general stress protein Ctc, with protein sequence MSTIKSNLRETDKKTVSELRKSGWIPSVVYGYKTESTPIAVKERDLLDTLRETGRNGVIKLTVDGNDVNVVLNDYQSDVLTGFLTHADFLAINMTEELEVDVAINLVGDAPGEKAGGTIQQPVWEVTIRVKPSDIPEHIDVDVSELEIGETILVSDIREKVKFEILTEDEVGLVTISAPRTEEEMEALDEATESTEAEPEVIGEDKEEK encoded by the coding sequence ATGAGCACAATTAAGTCGAACTTAAGAGAAACTGATAAGAAGACAGTAAGCGAATTAAGAAAAAGCGGTTGGATTCCTTCAGTAGTATACGGTTATAAAACAGAAAGCACGCCAATCGCGGTAAAAGAACGTGATCTTCTAGACACACTTCGTGAAACAGGAAGAAACGGTGTAATCAAATTGACTGTTGACGGCAACGATGTAAACGTCGTATTAAACGATTATCAGTCTGACGTTTTGACTGGTTTCCTTACACACGCTGACTTCTTGGCGATCAATATGACAGAAGAGCTTGAAGTAGATGTAGCGATCAACCTTGTTGGGGACGCGCCAGGTGAAAAAGCAGGCGGAACAATTCAACAACCGGTATGGGAAGTTACAATTCGCGTAAAGCCATCTGACATTCCTGAACATATCGACGTAGATGTTTCAGAACTTGAAATTGGTGAAACAATTCTTGTTAGTGATATCCGCGAAAAAGTGAAGTTTGAAATCTTGACTGAGGACGAAGTAGGGTTAGTAACTATTTCTGCTCCACGTACTGAAGAAGAAATGGAAGCATTAGATGAAGCTACTGAAAGCACTGAAGCTGAGCCGGAAGTAATCGGTGAAGATAAAGAAGAGAAATAA
- the pth gene encoding aminoacyl-tRNA hydrolase, with amino-acid sequence MKLLIGLGNPGKNYENTRHNIGFQVIDELAKRWQAPAFQQKFNGQFTTVHTAEGKIILLKPMTYMNLSGECVRPLADYFEVDDEEIVVLYDDLDLPAGKIRLRQKGSAGGHNGMKSLIAHLGTSEFNRIRMGVDRPTGGMKVADYVLSPFSNDEQPLIEDAIQKSADACEEWTMKKKPFLEVMNKFNGKA; translated from the coding sequence ATGAAATTACTAATTGGTCTCGGAAATCCCGGGAAAAACTACGAAAACACGCGTCATAATATCGGTTTTCAAGTCATTGATGAATTGGCTAAGCGATGGCAAGCCCCAGCATTCCAGCAAAAATTCAATGGTCAATTTACGACTGTCCATACGGCTGAAGGTAAAATAATATTATTAAAGCCTATGACTTATATGAACTTATCGGGTGAATGTGTCCGTCCCTTAGCGGATTACTTTGAAGTGGACGACGAAGAAATAGTCGTATTATACGATGACTTGGATTTGCCGGCAGGGAAAATCCGACTTCGTCAAAAGGGAAGTGCGGGTGGCCATAATGGTATGAAGTCACTCATTGCACATCTAGGTACTTCTGAATTCAATCGTATTCGTATGGGCGTCGATCGTCCTACAGGCGGTATGAAGGTCGCTGATTATGTATTATCTCCTTTTAGCAACGACGAGCAACCGTTGATTGAAGACGCGATACAAAAGAGTGCAGACGCCTGTGAAGAATGGACAATGAAAAAGAAACCATTTCTTGAAGTGATGAATAAATTTAACGGAAAAGCATAA
- a CDS encoding anti-sigma-F factor Fin: MIRYSCNHCHTEIGSIPFESAKDTLSQIDNTDKNTFLSVDPDGGLHIRCICEHCEQSLQAFPDYYTLKKWLQ, translated from the coding sequence ATGATCCGTTATTCGTGCAATCACTGTCATACGGAGATCGGCTCCATTCCATTCGAATCGGCAAAAGATACTTTGAGTCAAATAGACAATACAGATAAAAATACATTTTTGTCTGTAGACCCAGATGGTGGCCTGCATATACGATGTATTTGTGAACACTGTGAGCAATCATTGCAGGCGTTTCCGGATTATTACACCTTAAAAAAATGGTTACAATAA
- the mfd gene encoding transcription-repair coupling factor produces the protein MGVIEQLFLEEKEIQGLLNDLEDGQDQQLITGLAGGSKAIFFKLIQQSLTRPVLIVSPNMLQAQRTYEELSKLVGDEHIHLYTAEELVAADFSFASYELRAGRIDTLDHMARIGSGIYITPVAGLRKLLPSKERWLAHYVTASTDEEIDIGVWLENLVSMGYIRKDLVSAPGEFALRGGILDIYPLTMTEPVRIELFDTTIDSIRTFSAEDQRSTGKLDSITLLPATEFIWTPGELQQVSQKVEQALGESLAKIKSEELQQQLLMSIMQDIGMMKDGIVPDTMKKYASFSSGTSAMLTDYFPANGIIIFDELGRIQESVATLESEEQEFQLAMLEDGKMLHDTKLAWNYEQVLADMNQQRLYLSLFTRSVPGFTIKKSISISCKPMQQFHSQMPLLKSEIERWQQANYNVFLLASSTDRMKAIQEILREYDIEAAINGKPNKDGVLSIIEGDLSVGFELPFQKLAVITDAELFTGKPKRKARPPKLTNAERIKSYSEIKPGDHIVHVHHGIGKYYGVVTLDVKGIQKDYLDIRYRGEDKLFVPADQIDLIQKYVATGEKEPKLHKLGGTDWVKTKRKVTAAIQDIADDLIKLYARREAEKGFAFSEDDDLQRSFENAFPYEETQDQLQSIEEIKKDMERIRPMDRLLCGDVGYGKTEVAIRAAFKAVTNGKQVAFLVPTTILAQQHFETMKERFADYPVTVSLLNRFRSKKEQDETIKGLKAGTVDIVIGTHRLLSKDVVYQDLGLLVVDEEQRFGVTHKEKLKQLKNNVDVLTLTATPIPRTLHMSMVGVRDLSVIETPPANRFPVQTYVMEHNGGLVREAIEREMGRGGQVFYLYNRVEDMDRKVQEIRDLVPEARIASAHGRMGEAALEAVILSFLEGEFDVLVTTTIIETGIDIPNVNTLIVHDADRMGLSQLYQLRGRVGRSNRVAYSYMLYQRDKVLTEVAENRLQAIKEFTELGSGFKIAMRDLSIRGAGNLLGSQQHGFIDSVGFDLYSQLLQEAIEERQTGVVKEDKADVEISLPINAYLPESYIQDGYQKIQMYKRVKAITGDEDYLELVDEMIDRFGDMPFEADLLLRVGRMKAWGRDAGVISIKNVQGIVEIRLSAEGTARADGAKLMERSLKFGHAVGLTIDNGQITITVNEKKSKQFTEFDMVEDMVHTMQETAKEVESKDTL, from the coding sequence GTGGGAGTAATAGAACAGCTTTTTCTAGAAGAGAAAGAGATTCAAGGCTTGCTGAATGACTTGGAAGACGGGCAGGATCAGCAGTTGATCACAGGTCTTGCAGGGGGATCCAAAGCGATCTTTTTTAAATTGATTCAGCAGTCACTGACACGCCCTGTCTTAATTGTTTCACCAAATATGCTTCAAGCACAGCGAACGTATGAGGAATTGAGTAAATTAGTCGGTGACGAACATATTCACTTATACACCGCAGAAGAACTTGTTGCGGCAGACTTTTCTTTTGCAAGTTATGAACTACGTGCGGGCAGAATAGACACATTGGATCATATGGCGCGTATAGGCAGTGGTATTTATATTACACCCGTTGCAGGTTTGCGAAAATTGTTGCCGTCAAAGGAACGATGGTTGGCACATTACGTAACAGCTTCAACAGATGAAGAGATTGATATAGGTGTCTGGCTGGAAAATCTAGTATCCATGGGCTATATCCGAAAAGACCTGGTGAGTGCACCGGGCGAATTTGCGTTGCGCGGTGGCATACTGGATATTTATCCGCTAACGATGACAGAACCTGTTCGTATTGAGTTATTCGATACGACAATTGATTCCATTCGAACATTTTCGGCAGAAGATCAGCGTTCAACAGGAAAATTAGACTCGATTACGTTATTGCCGGCGACCGAATTCATATGGACGCCTGGAGAGTTACAGCAAGTTTCACAAAAGGTGGAGCAAGCGCTTGGTGAAAGTCTAGCCAAAATCAAAAGTGAAGAATTACAGCAGCAGTTATTGATGTCGATCATGCAAGATATCGGCATGATGAAAGATGGAATTGTGCCAGATACAATGAAGAAATATGCTTCATTTTCTTCCGGAACAAGCGCCATGCTGACTGACTACTTCCCTGCAAATGGTATCATAATCTTTGATGAGTTGGGTCGAATACAAGAATCTGTAGCTACACTGGAGTCGGAAGAGCAGGAATTCCAGCTTGCGATGCTCGAAGACGGTAAAATGTTACACGATACGAAACTCGCATGGAATTACGAGCAAGTACTTGCGGATATGAATCAGCAGCGACTCTACTTATCTTTGTTTACACGCTCAGTACCTGGCTTCACTATCAAGAAGTCTATTTCGATTTCTTGTAAGCCGATGCAACAGTTTCATAGTCAGATGCCTCTATTGAAAAGTGAAATAGAGCGTTGGCAACAAGCGAACTATAACGTTTTTCTTTTGGCTTCTTCAACCGATAGAATGAAGGCAATTCAAGAGATTTTACGAGAGTATGATATAGAAGCGGCGATTAACGGCAAGCCGAACAAAGATGGTGTGTTGTCCATTATAGAAGGGGATTTATCAGTAGGTTTTGAATTGCCGTTTCAGAAGCTTGCTGTCATTACGGACGCGGAATTGTTTACTGGTAAGCCAAAACGCAAAGCGCGCCCCCCTAAACTCACGAATGCCGAACGGATCAAAAGTTATTCAGAGATCAAGCCAGGTGACCATATCGTCCACGTGCATCACGGTATTGGGAAATACTATGGTGTCGTTACATTGGATGTTAAAGGCATCCAGAAAGACTACCTAGATATTCGTTATCGTGGTGAGGATAAACTCTTCGTGCCTGCTGATCAGATTGATTTAATTCAAAAGTATGTCGCTACAGGAGAGAAAGAGCCAAAGCTACATAAACTTGGCGGTACAGATTGGGTAAAAACTAAACGTAAAGTAACGGCGGCCATTCAAGATATTGCGGATGACTTGATCAAATTATACGCTAGACGAGAAGCAGAAAAAGGCTTTGCTTTTAGTGAAGACGATGATTTGCAGCGTTCATTCGAAAATGCTTTTCCATACGAAGAGACACAGGACCAGTTACAGTCCATCGAGGAAATTAAGAAAGATATGGAACGTATACGGCCTATGGATCGATTATTATGCGGTGACGTAGGATACGGAAAAACGGAAGTTGCGATTCGTGCGGCGTTTAAAGCAGTAACGAACGGTAAACAAGTTGCGTTCTTAGTGCCGACTACGATACTTGCACAGCAACATTTCGAAACGATGAAAGAGCGTTTTGCAGATTATCCTGTGACAGTTTCATTACTCAATCGTTTCCGTTCTAAGAAAGAGCAGGATGAAACGATTAAAGGGCTGAAAGCGGGAACTGTTGACATTGTCATTGGTACGCATCGCTTATTGTCTAAAGATGTAGTCTACCAGGATCTTGGGCTTCTCGTTGTTGATGAAGAGCAACGTTTTGGAGTAACGCATAAAGAGAAATTGAAGCAGTTGAAAAATAATGTAGACGTACTGACGTTGACTGCAACTCCCATTCCAAGAACTTTGCATATGTCGATGGTCGGAGTGCGCGATTTATCAGTAATTGAAACACCGCCAGCTAATCGTTTCCCTGTCCAAACATATGTCATGGAACATAACGGTGGACTCGTTCGTGAAGCGATTGAGCGAGAGATGGGACGCGGCGGACAAGTTTTCTATCTATATAATCGTGTAGAAGATATGGATCGTAAAGTTCAGGAAATTCGTGACTTGGTACCAGAAGCGCGTATCGCCTCTGCACATGGTCGGATGGGTGAGGCGGCCCTCGAAGCAGTAATTCTGAGTTTTCTCGAAGGAGAATTTGATGTGCTCGTTACAACGACCATTATCGAAACCGGAATCGATATTCCAAACGTTAATACGTTAATTGTTCATGATGCAGATCGCATGGGACTTTCACAGCTTTATCAACTACGTGGCCGAGTCGGTCGTTCCAATCGCGTGGCATACAGCTATATGCTCTATCAGCGCGATAAAGTGTTAACAGAAGTTGCAGAAAATCGTTTACAAGCAATCAAAGAGTTCACTGAGCTTGGCTCTGGTTTTAAAATTGCTATGCGTGATCTATCCATTCGGGGTGCAGGGAATTTACTTGGTTCGCAGCAACATGGATTCATTGACTCGGTTGGTTTCGATCTGTATTCGCAGTTACTACAAGAAGCGATTGAAGAAAGACAGACAGGTGTCGTAAAAGAAGACAAAGCAGATGTCGAAATCTCCTTGCCTATCAATGCCTATCTTCCTGAATCATACATTCAGGATGGTTATCAAAAAATCCAAATGTATAAACGTGTAAAAGCAATTACTGGCGATGAGGATTATCTAGAGCTTGTTGACGAGATGATCGACCGTTTCGGTGATATGCCATTCGAAGCCGATTTATTGCTCCGCGTTGGACGTATGAAAGCGTGGGGTCGTGACGCTGGTGTAATATCCATTAAAAATGTACAGGGAATAGTGGAAATCCGCTTGTCGGCAGAAGGAACGGCTCGTGCTGACGGTGCAAAACTGATGGAACGTTCATTGAAGTTCGGCCATGCGGTTGGATTGACAATCGACAACGGACAAATTACCATAACCGTGAATGAAAAAAAGTCCAAGCAGTTTACGGAATTCGATATGGTAGAAGACATGGTACACACCATGCAGGAAACAGCAAAGGAAGTAGAATCTAAGGATACCTTGTAA
- the spoVT gene encoding stage V sporulation protein T translates to MKATGIVRRIDDLGRVVIPKEIRRTLRIREGDPLEIFTDREGEVILKKYSPISELGEFAVEYAESLYETIGTPALISDRDEMLAVAGLAKKDYMNRQLAPICEEILNGRSTVMEKHEKTVEWVPGQVEQIKSYCIVPIITNGDAIGAVYLLSKVHFVGEVEQKAAETAANFLAKQMES, encoded by the coding sequence ATGAAAGCAACGGGTATTGTCCGCAGAATTGATGACTTGGGAAGAGTAGTTATACCGAAAGAAATTAGAAGGACACTTCGCATTCGTGAGGGGGACCCTTTGGAGATATTCACTGATCGAGAAGGGGAAGTCATTTTAAAGAAATATTCACCTATTTCAGAGCTTGGCGAATTTGCGGTAGAATATGCAGAATCACTTTATGAAACGATTGGTACACCTGCACTAATCAGTGACCGCGATGAGATGCTAGCGGTAGCGGGTCTTGCCAAGAAGGACTATATGAACCGACAGTTGGCACCGATATGCGAAGAAATTCTGAACGGCCGATCTACTGTCATGGAAAAGCATGAGAAGACGGTAGAATGGGTACCAGGCCAAGTAGAGCAGATTAAGTCTTATTGTATTGTACCTATCATTACAAATGGCGACGCTATCGGTGCAGTTTACTTGCTGTCAAAAGTTCATTTTGTTGGAGAGGTCGAGCAAAAAGCTGCAGAGACAGCGGCCAACTTCCTGGCGAAACAGATGGAAAGCTAA
- a CDS encoding NAD(P)-dependent malic enzyme, protein MNRKYKSSLHMHQIHNGKMEVVSKVPLENKEDLSLAYSPGVAEPCVEIAQDPSLAYEYTIKGNLVAVVTDGTAVLGLGDIGPEAALPVMEGKALLLKQFAGIDAFPICLDTKDVDEIVNIVKAMSPTFGGINLEDISAPRCFEIERRLREECNIPIFHDDQHGTAIVVGAGLLNALKVVGKEKEDVKIVLNGAGAAGVAITKLLLNMGFKNIIMCDSKGIIFEGRENAMNDIKHEMSRVTNLDKIEGSLAAAMKGADVFVGVSVANLLTKELIALMNTDPIVFGLANPIPELKPELADEYGVRIIATGRSDYPNQVNNVLAFPGIFRGALDVRATEINEEMKLAATYAIADLIKDEDLRDDYIIPDPFDDRIPTIVAHAVGKAAIRTGVSVAKEMVLPTPR, encoded by the coding sequence ATGAACAGGAAATACAAATCTTCTTTACACATGCATCAAATTCACAATGGAAAAATGGAAGTGGTTTCGAAGGTGCCATTAGAAAATAAAGAGGATTTGAGTTTGGCGTACTCACCAGGAGTTGCTGAGCCTTGTGTAGAAATCGCTCAAGACCCATCTCTTGCATATGAATATACAATTAAAGGGAATTTGGTTGCAGTTGTGACAGACGGAACGGCTGTACTTGGACTTGGAGATATCGGCCCTGAAGCAGCTTTGCCGGTAATGGAAGGGAAAGCTCTATTGCTGAAGCAATTTGCAGGGATTGACGCATTCCCGATTTGTCTGGATACAAAAGATGTCGATGAAATTGTCAACATCGTAAAAGCAATGAGCCCAACATTTGGTGGTATAAACCTCGAAGATATATCAGCTCCTCGTTGTTTCGAAATTGAACGCAGATTGCGTGAAGAGTGTAATATTCCAATCTTCCATGATGATCAGCATGGCACGGCAATCGTAGTGGGTGCAGGGTTACTTAATGCATTAAAAGTAGTTGGAAAAGAAAAAGAAGATGTGAAAATCGTCTTGAATGGTGCCGGTGCCGCTGGAGTTGCGATTACGAAACTATTGTTGAATATGGGCTTCAAAAACATTATCATGTGCGATTCGAAAGGTATTATTTTTGAAGGGCGCGAGAATGCGATGAATGACATTAAGCATGAAATGTCACGCGTCACAAATCTCGATAAAATCGAAGGTTCATTAGCAGCTGCAATGAAGGGTGCTGACGTATTCGTCGGTGTATCTGTAGCAAACTTGCTGACGAAGGAATTGATTGCACTAATGAATACAGATCCTATCGTATTCGGACTGGCGAATCCAATACCTGAGTTGAAGCCTGAATTGGCAGATGAGTATGGTGTGCGTATTATTGCGACAGGCCGTTCCGATTATCCTAATCAGGTCAACAACGTCTTGGCGTTCCCTGGTATCTTCCGTGGAGCACTAGACGTTAGAGCGACAGAGATCAACGAAGAGATGAAGCTTGCAGCGACGTACGCGATTGCAGACTTGATCAAGGATGAAGATCTCCGTGATGATTACATCATTCCGGATCCATTTGATGACCGTATCCCGACGATTGTTGCACATGCAGTAGGAAAAGCGGCGATTCGTACAGGTGTATCCGTTGCGAAGGAAATGGTTTTGCCTACACCCAGATGA